The following proteins come from a genomic window of Microbacterium sulfonylureivorans:
- a CDS encoding GNAT family N-acetyltransferase produces the protein MPASFSVRPATQADGAFLGDMVVEAANWRPGAARPKHELITGSDHSRYVSGWMQPSDAGFIAEDANGAPIGAAWYRMLSRTDPGFGYIGTGVPELIIGVRPIWRAHGVGRALLQRLCDNARTQGFARISLSVERGNFASTLYRSEGFAVVEAGHGRDTMVKRLR, from the coding sequence ATGCCCGCCTCGTTCAGCGTCCGCCCCGCCACGCAGGCCGACGGCGCGTTCCTGGGCGACATGGTCGTGGAAGCGGCGAACTGGCGCCCCGGCGCCGCTCGTCCCAAGCACGAGCTGATCACCGGCTCGGACCACAGCCGGTACGTCTCGGGGTGGATGCAGCCCAGCGACGCGGGCTTCATCGCGGAGGACGCCAACGGCGCCCCGATCGGGGCCGCCTGGTACCGGATGCTGTCGCGCACCGACCCCGGTTTCGGCTACATCGGCACCGGCGTGCCGGAGCTCATCATCGGCGTGCGCCCCATCTGGCGCGCCCACGGCGTCGGCCGGGCCCTGCTCCAGCGCCTGTGCGATAACGCGCGCACGCAGGGCTTCGCACGCATCAGCCTGAGCGTCGAACGCGGCAACTTCGCCTCGACGCTGTACCGCAGCGAGGGCTTCGCCGTGGTCGAGGCCGGCCACGGGCGCGACACCATGGTCAAGCGCCTGCGCTGA
- a CDS encoding ribonuclease J produces the protein MPTTPFDPPALEPGTLRVTPLGGLGEVGRNMTVFEYGGKLLIVDCGVLFPEEHQPGVDLILPDFEPIKGRLDDIVGVMLTHGHEDHIGAVPYLLKLKADIPIVGSGLTLALTEAKLKEHRIKPYSLTVTEGQRENLGPFELEFIAVNHSIPDALAVAIRTPAGLVLATGDFKMDQLPLDGRLTDLRAFARLGEEGVDMFLVDSTNADVPGFTPLERSIGPVLDQVIAKAPRRVIVASFSSHVHRVQQVLDAAAAHGRRVALLGRSMLRNMTIAEDLGYLNVPEGVLIDYKKARDLPDDRIVYMSTGSQGEPMAVLSRMANLDHAIEPGEGDTVILASSLIPGNENAVYRVIDGLTKLGANVVHKGNAKVHVSGHAAAGELLYCYNILKPRNVLPIHGEYRHLMANARLAQDTGIDPERTILAENGTVIDLKDGDARVVGQLDLGFVYVDGSTVGELTDADLKDRRVLGEEGFISVIVVVDASTGKIISGPEIHARGFAEDDAVFDAVKPKIAAALTEAAKSGVRDQHALSQIVRRTIGRWVNQSLRRRPMIVPLVIEA, from the coding sequence ATGCCCACCACCCCGTTCGATCCGCCCGCCCTCGAGCCGGGGACGCTGCGGGTCACCCCGCTCGGCGGTCTCGGCGAAGTCGGCCGCAACATGACCGTGTTCGAGTACGGCGGCAAGCTGCTCATCGTCGACTGCGGCGTGCTCTTCCCCGAGGAGCACCAGCCCGGCGTCGACCTGATCCTGCCCGACTTCGAGCCGATCAAGGGCCGCCTCGACGACATCGTCGGCGTGATGCTCACGCACGGTCACGAGGACCACATCGGCGCGGTGCCGTACCTGCTCAAGCTGAAGGCCGACATCCCGATCGTCGGCTCGGGGCTCACGCTCGCCCTGACGGAGGCGAAGCTCAAGGAGCACCGCATCAAGCCGTACAGCCTGACGGTGACCGAGGGGCAGCGCGAGAACCTCGGGCCGTTCGAGCTCGAGTTCATCGCGGTGAACCACTCCATCCCCGACGCGCTCGCCGTCGCGATCCGCACGCCCGCCGGCCTCGTGCTGGCGACCGGCGACTTCAAGATGGACCAGCTGCCGCTCGACGGCCGCCTGACCGACCTGCGCGCGTTCGCCCGGCTCGGCGAGGAGGGCGTCGACATGTTCCTCGTCGACTCCACGAACGCCGACGTTCCCGGCTTCACGCCCCTCGAGCGCTCGATCGGTCCGGTGCTCGACCAGGTGATCGCCAAGGCCCCGCGCCGCGTCATCGTCGCGAGCTTCTCCAGCCACGTCCACCGCGTGCAGCAGGTGCTGGATGCCGCGGCCGCCCACGGGCGCCGGGTGGCGCTCCTCGGGCGCAGCATGCTCCGCAACATGACGATCGCAGAGGACCTCGGCTACCTCAATGTCCCCGAGGGCGTGCTCATCGACTACAAGAAGGCGCGCGACCTGCCCGACGACCGGATCGTCTACATGTCGACCGGATCCCAGGGCGAGCCGATGGCCGTGCTCAGTCGCATGGCGAACCTCGACCACGCGATCGAGCCCGGTGAGGGCGACACCGTGATCCTGGCGTCGAGCCTCATCCCGGGAAACGAGAACGCCGTCTACCGCGTCATCGACGGACTGACGAAGCTCGGTGCGAACGTGGTCCACAAGGGCAACGCGAAGGTGCACGTCTCGGGCCACGCCGCCGCCGGCGAGCTGCTGTACTGCTACAACATCCTCAAGCCGAGGAACGTTCTGCCGATCCACGGCGAGTACCGGCACCTGATGGCGAACGCGCGTCTCGCGCAGGACACCGGGATCGACCCTGAGCGGACGATCCTCGCTGAGAACGGGACCGTCATCGACCTCAAGGACGGCGATGCGCGCGTGGTCGGCCAGCTCGATCTCGGCTTCGTCTACGTCGACGGCTCGACCGTGGGCGAACTCACCGACGCCGACCTGAAGGACCGCCGCGTCCTCGGCGAGGAGGGCTTCATCTCCGTGATCGTCGTGGTCGACGCCTCGACGGGCAAGATCATCTCCGGCCCCGAGATCCACGCGCGCGGCTTCGCCGAGGACGACGCGGTGTTCGACGCGGTCAAGCCGAAGATCGCCGCGGCGCTGACCGAGGCGGCGAAGAGCGGTGTGCGCGACCAGCACGCGCTGTCGCAGATCGTCCGTCGCACCATCGGGCGCTGGGTGAACCAGTCGCTCCGGCGTCGCCCGATGATCGTGCCGCTCGTCATCGAGGCGTAG
- the dapA gene encoding 4-hydroxy-tetrahydrodipicolinate synthase — protein MTHTGNPFGQVLVALVTPMTADGEVDWPAVEKHIDDVITAGADGIVVTGTTGETSTLTDAEKIRLVEVGKDVAAGRARIITGGGSNETAHAIELYKASEQAGADGIMIVTPYYNKPTQAGILTHFRLVADATDLPVILYDIPGRTGVPIRYETILRLAKHPNILAIKDAKGDFSEVSRVLNQTDLMYFSGDDANVLPHLAIGATGLIGVTANIAAQPYRVIVDAVNRGDLAAATAAHMQLEPLVRAVMTHVPGTVSAKYILHGLGRIGSPRVRLPLVGPEEWEAAKIEDELALVTDVPGADFSNFRPDRNAAAGGALPKVSGTTR, from the coding sequence ATGACGCATACGGGCAATCCTTTCGGACAGGTGCTCGTCGCGCTCGTCACTCCGATGACGGCCGACGGCGAGGTCGATTGGCCCGCGGTCGAGAAGCACATCGACGACGTCATCACCGCGGGAGCCGACGGCATCGTCGTCACGGGCACCACGGGCGAGACGTCGACCCTCACCGATGCCGAGAAGATCCGACTCGTCGAGGTCGGCAAGGATGTCGCGGCCGGCCGCGCACGGATCATCACCGGCGGCGGCTCCAACGAGACCGCGCACGCGATCGAGCTCTACAAGGCCAGCGAGCAGGCCGGCGCCGACGGCATCATGATCGTCACGCCGTACTACAACAAGCCGACGCAGGCGGGCATCCTCACGCACTTCCGGCTCGTCGCGGACGCCACCGACCTGCCGGTGATCCTCTACGACATCCCGGGGCGCACGGGCGTGCCCATCCGCTACGAGACGATCCTGCGCCTCGCGAAGCACCCGAACATCCTCGCGATCAAAGACGCGAAGGGCGACTTCAGCGAGGTCAGCCGGGTGCTGAACCAGACCGACCTGATGTACTTCTCCGGCGACGACGCCAACGTCCTTCCGCACCTCGCGATCGGCGCGACCGGTCTCATCGGCGTGACGGCGAACATCGCCGCTCAGCCGTACCGGGTGATCGTGGACGCCGTGAATCGCGGCGACCTCGCGGCGGCGACCGCCGCGCACATGCAGCTCGAGCCGCTCGTGCGCGCGGTCATGACCCACGTCCCCGGCACCGTCTCGGCGAAGTACATCCTGCACGGCCTCGGCCGCATCGGGAGCCCGCGCGTGCGCCTGCCCCTGGTCGGCCCCGAGGAGTGGGAGGCCGCGAAGATCGAGGACGAGCTCGCGCTCGTCACCGACGTGCCCGGCGCCGACTTCTCCAACTTCCGTCCCGACCGCAACGCCGCTGCCGGCGGCGCCCTGCCGAAGGTGTCCGGCACCACGAGATGA
- a CDS encoding SDR family NAD(P)-dependent oxidoreductase: MAKTALITGASSGLGAEYARQLAAKGADLVLVARDRDALDELARQLRATHRVAVEIMAVDLLKPRQRGKVEQRLADESRPIEILINNAGFGLPLAFERNDIDDEVRHLDLHVEVPMRLTHAALAPMLARGHGRILNVASVAAFIPRSTYGACKGWLVSFSRWANLRYAPRGVTVTAVCPGYTHTNFHERMGLAPGKEGVADLMWLDARVVVAESLRDAGRRKAVSVPSWRYKALTTIARFAPPSLAARIGESGR; this comes from the coding sequence ATGGCGAAGACGGCTTTGATCACGGGCGCGAGCTCGGGCCTCGGGGCGGAGTACGCACGGCAGCTCGCGGCGAAGGGCGCCGACCTCGTGCTGGTCGCACGCGACCGCGACGCGCTCGACGAACTGGCGCGGCAGCTGCGCGCCACGCACCGCGTAGCGGTCGAGATCATGGCCGTCGACCTGCTCAAGCCACGCCAGCGGGGCAAGGTCGAGCAGCGTCTCGCCGACGAGTCGCGACCGATCGAGATCCTCATCAACAACGCCGGGTTCGGCCTGCCGCTGGCGTTCGAGCGCAACGACATCGACGACGAGGTGCGGCACCTCGATCTCCACGTCGAGGTGCCGATGCGCCTCACCCATGCGGCGCTCGCTCCGATGCTGGCGCGCGGCCACGGGCGGATCCTCAACGTCGCGTCCGTCGCGGCGTTCATCCCGCGGTCGACGTACGGTGCGTGCAAGGGCTGGCTCGTGAGCTTCAGCCGGTGGGCGAACCTCCGCTATGCGCCGCGCGGAGTCACGGTGACGGCGGTCTGCCCGGGCTATACGCACACGAACTTCCATGAGCGGATGGGTCTCGCGCCGGGCAAGGAGGGCGTGGCCGACCTCATGTGGCTCGATGCCCGGGTCGTCGTGGCCGAGTCCCTGCGCGACGCAGGACGCCGCAAGGCGGTGTCGGTGCCGTCCTGGCGCTACAAGGCGCTGACCACGATCGCCCGCTTCGCGCCGCCTTCGCTCGCGGCGCGGATCGGTGAGAGCGGTCGCTGA
- a CDS encoding dihydrofolate reductase yields MTARIGLVWAEAKGGVIGAGGGMPWHVPEDLAHFKAVTSGSPVVMGRKTWESLPERFRPLPGRRNIVVTRGEDWSADGAERAASLGAALTAATDAEPPEWVWIIGGGELFREGIAAADRLEVTELDLAVDGDTFAPDRSGWRVAEIEPIDGWHTSSSGIRYRFLTLARAS; encoded by the coding sequence ATGACCGCACGCATCGGCCTGGTCTGGGCCGAGGCGAAGGGCGGCGTGATCGGCGCGGGCGGCGGCATGCCGTGGCACGTCCCCGAAGACCTCGCGCACTTCAAGGCTGTCACGTCGGGTTCGCCCGTCGTCATGGGCCGAAAGACGTGGGAATCGCTCCCCGAGCGATTCCGTCCGCTGCCCGGCCGGCGCAACATCGTCGTGACGCGCGGCGAGGACTGGTCCGCCGACGGCGCTGAGCGAGCGGCGTCGCTCGGCGCGGCGCTGACGGCGGCGACGGATGCCGAGCCCCCGGAGTGGGTCTGGATCATCGGCGGCGGCGAGCTGTTCCGCGAGGGCATCGCGGCCGCAGACCGGCTCGAGGTGACCGAGCTCGACCTCGCGGTCGACGGCGACACGTTCGCCCCCGATCGCTCGGGGTGGCGTGTCGCCGAGATCGAGCCCATCGACGGATGGCACACGTCGAGCAGCGGCATCCGCTATCGGTTCCTCACCCTCGCCCGCGCGTCCTAG
- a CDS encoding thymidylate synthase, producing the protein MTTAIPTPYEDLLRDVLEHGTHKDDRTGTGTTSSFGRQIRFDLSEGFPLITTKRVHFKSIAYELLWFLRGESNVRWLQENGVTIWDEWADAEGELGPVYGVQWRSWPTPGGAHIDQISLVLDQIRANPDSRRLLVSAWNPADIPDMALAPCHALFQFYVADGKLSCQLYQRSADLFLGVPFNIASYALLTLMVAQQAGLEPGDFVWTGGDCHIYDNHVEQVREQLTRTPYPYPTFRFARKPDSLFDYTYEDFVIEDYQHHPAIRGAVAV; encoded by the coding sequence GTGACGACGGCGATCCCCACCCCCTACGAGGACCTCCTGCGAGACGTGCTCGAGCACGGCACCCACAAGGACGATCGCACGGGCACCGGCACGACCAGCTCGTTCGGGCGCCAGATCCGCTTCGACCTTTCAGAAGGCTTCCCGCTCATCACGACGAAGCGGGTGCACTTCAAGTCGATCGCCTACGAGCTGCTGTGGTTCCTCCGCGGCGAGTCGAACGTGCGCTGGCTGCAGGAGAACGGCGTGACGATCTGGGACGAATGGGCAGACGCCGAGGGCGAGCTCGGGCCCGTCTACGGTGTTCAGTGGCGCTCGTGGCCGACGCCCGGCGGCGCGCACATCGATCAGATCTCGCTCGTGCTCGACCAGATCCGCGCGAACCCCGACTCGCGGCGCCTGCTGGTGTCGGCATGGAATCCCGCCGACATCCCCGACATGGCGCTCGCACCGTGCCACGCGCTGTTCCAGTTCTACGTCGCCGACGGAAAGCTGTCGTGCCAGCTCTACCAGCGCAGCGCCGACCTGTTCCTCGGCGTCCCTTTCAACATCGCGTCCTACGCGCTGCTCACGCTCATGGTGGCCCAGCAGGCCGGCCTCGAGCCGGGCGACTTCGTCTGGACGGGCGGCGACTGCCACATCTACGACAACCACGTCGAGCAGGTCCGCGAGCAGCTCACCCGCACGCCGTACCCGTACCCGACCTTCCGATTCGCGAGGAAGCCGGATTCGCTCTTCGACTACACGTACGAGGACTTCGTGATCGAGGACTACCAGCACCACCCGGCGATCCGCGGGGCGGTCGCGGTATGA
- a CDS encoding TlpA family protein disulfide reductase yields the protein MNLVTALIAITALLAVTVAVGVWLRWSQSRPQRHIPHEVVEPQRLGADGLGEVATLLQFSTEMCARCPGVHRTLSSIADGRDGVRHLDVDLTHRPDIAKHFHILQTPTTLVLDRDGVVQTRFGGTPSRDVLELELNRLLAEDANV from the coding sequence GTGAACCTGGTCACCGCCCTCATCGCCATCACCGCGCTCCTCGCGGTCACGGTGGCCGTCGGCGTGTGGTTGCGCTGGAGCCAGTCGCGGCCCCAGCGGCACATCCCGCACGAGGTCGTCGAACCGCAGCGTCTGGGCGCCGACGGACTCGGCGAAGTCGCCACGCTCCTGCAGTTCAGCACCGAGATGTGCGCCCGCTGCCCCGGCGTTCATCGCACCCTGTCCTCGATCGCGGACGGGCGCGACGGCGTGCGTCACCTCGACGTCGACCTGACCCACCGGCCCGACATCGCGAAGCACTTCCACATCCTGCAGACCCCGACCACGCTCGTGCTCGATCGTGACGGCGTCGTGCAGACCCGCTTCGGCGGAACCCCGAGCCGCGACGTGCTCGAGCTCGAATTGAACCGGCTCCTGGCGGAGGACGCGAATGTCTGA
- a CDS encoding DUF4395 domain-containing protein yields MSERADAPAPRGIDPRGPRFAAGITSALLLVAVFLSLTGLSAAPGSAGWAISQATVAQRILDPAFLLLLVIALLFLWGVLSPRTAPWGVLYRKVVTPRLAPPKELEDPRPPRFAQGVGLLVVGIGLILHLFGVPWALTIAAAMAFVAAFLNAAFGVCLGCMLYLVLQRIGLIGRARPAAA; encoded by the coding sequence ATGTCTGAACGAGCGGATGCCCCGGCACCCCGTGGAATCGACCCCCGGGGTCCTCGCTTCGCGGCCGGCATCACGTCGGCGCTGCTGCTCGTCGCGGTGTTCCTCAGCCTGACAGGGCTGTCGGCGGCGCCCGGCTCCGCAGGATGGGCGATCTCGCAGGCGACCGTGGCGCAGCGCATCCTCGACCCCGCGTTCCTCCTGCTCCTCGTCATCGCTCTGCTGTTCCTGTGGGGCGTGCTGTCGCCCCGCACGGCCCCCTGGGGAGTGCTGTACCGCAAGGTCGTCACCCCGCGCCTCGCTCCCCCGAAGGAGCTCGAAGACCCGCGCCCGCCCCGGTTCGCGCAGGGTGTCGGCCTCCTCGTCGTCGGGATCGGGCTGATCCTGCACCTGTTCGGCGTGCCGTGGGCGCTCACGATCGCCGCGGCGATGGCGTTCGTCGCGGCCTTCCTCAACGCCGCGTTCGGCGTATGCCTCGGCTGCATGCTCTACCTCGTGCTGCAGCGGATCGGCCTCATCGGCCGCGCCCGTCCGGCCGCCGCCTGA
- a CDS encoding OsmC family peroxiredoxin has product MTVTSEATTAWHGGLFDGSGEVTFVSSGLGTFDVNWKARSEGSTSVTTPEELIAAAHSSCFSMAFSLALAENGTPPESIDTTASVTFKPGTGITGSHLNVNAVVPGLDPEEFERLAQSAKAGCPVSQALAGVEITIEATLA; this is encoded by the coding sequence ATGACCGTCACGAGCGAAGCCACCACCGCCTGGCACGGCGGGCTCTTCGACGGGTCCGGCGAGGTGACATTCGTCTCGTCCGGTCTCGGCACGTTCGACGTGAACTGGAAGGCGCGCAGCGAGGGGTCCACATCGGTGACGACGCCGGAGGAGCTCATCGCCGCCGCCCACTCGTCGTGCTTCAGCATGGCGTTCTCCCTCGCCCTCGCCGAGAACGGCACCCCGCCCGAGTCGATCGACACGACGGCCTCGGTCACCTTCAAGCCCGGCACGGGCATCACCGGCAGCCACCTGAACGTCAACGCGGTCGTGCCGGGGCTCGACCCCGAGGAGTTCGAACGCCTCGCCCAGTCCGCCAAGGCCGGATGCCCCGTCTCGCAGGCCCTCGCGGGCGTCGAGATCACCATCGAGGCGACGCTTGCCTGA
- a CDS encoding TIGR01777 family oxidoreductase, producing the protein MPEPATRRPGARRVVVAGASGLIGSALVDSLRADGVAVTTLVRRPPEAPDEVEWLTDTTPLDPGVLDGADAVVGLNGASIGRFPWTAHYKNTLLWSRITPTQAIARAVRSLGTDAPAFVSASAVGYYGSAPGRTLDERSPRGENFLADLCGEWEAAALAAGDHARVALARTAPIVHEDGVLKPLLLLTKLGVSGPIGRGTQVWPWISLDDEVRAIRHVIDSEIAGPVNLTGPTRATANDLGFALAVRMNRPFLLRAPVWGMRLVLGPDATEALLTTDADVRPVALEASGFAFRHTGVEDAVAAAVPAAG; encoded by the coding sequence TTGCCTGAACCCGCGACACGGCGACCCGGCGCCCGCCGGGTCGTGGTCGCAGGGGCATCGGGTCTGATCGGCTCGGCCCTGGTCGACAGCCTGCGCGCCGACGGCGTGGCGGTCACGACGCTGGTGCGACGACCCCCCGAGGCGCCGGACGAGGTCGAGTGGCTCACCGACACGACCCCGCTCGACCCCGGCGTCCTGGACGGCGCCGACGCGGTCGTGGGGCTCAACGGCGCGAGCATCGGCCGGTTCCCCTGGACGGCCCACTACAAGAACACCCTGCTGTGGTCGCGCATCACGCCGACGCAGGCGATCGCGCGAGCGGTGCGCTCGCTGGGGACGGATGCCCCGGCCTTCGTCTCTGCGTCGGCGGTCGGCTACTACGGCTCCGCACCCGGGCGCACGCTCGACGAGCGCTCCCCCCGCGGCGAGAACTTCCTGGCCGACCTGTGCGGCGAATGGGAGGCAGCGGCTCTCGCGGCCGGCGACCATGCGCGCGTCGCACTTGCGCGGACGGCGCCCATCGTCCACGAGGACGGGGTCCTCAAGCCCCTTCTGCTGCTGACGAAGCTCGGAGTCAGCGGACCGATCGGCCGCGGCACGCAGGTGTGGCCGTGGATCTCGCTCGACGACGAGGTGCGAGCCATCCGCCACGTCATCGATTCGGAGATCGCCGGGCCCGTCAATCTGACCGGCCCGACGCGCGCCACCGCGAACGACCTCGGATTCGCCCTCGCGGTGCGGATGAATCGCCCGTTCCTGCTGCGCGCGCCGGTATGGGGCATGCGACTCGTCCTCGGACCGGACGCCACCGAAGCGCTCCTGACGACGGACGCCGACGTCCGGCCGGTCGCACTCGAGGCGTCCGGCTTCGCCTTCCGTCACACCGGCGTCGAAGACGCCGTCGCCGCGGCGGTGCCCGCCGCCGGCTAG
- a CDS encoding 4-hydroxy-tetrahydrodipicolinate reductase yields MTTRVAIVGGTGKLGGIIREVVEHEDGFTVHATLSSRSELDELDGADLVVDASTPAVSIDVVRAAVERGINVLVGTSGWSAERIALVRPLVDAAGTGAVFIPNFSLGSVIGSALAAAAAPFFPSIEIVEAHRETKIDSPSGTAVRTAELIAAARAAVGPVESPHVDQRARGQQVASVPVHSLRRPGVMARQETILAGAGESLTITHDTIEPAQAYGPGIRLALAAAREARGVVVGLDSFLDIGIRPPGAVPGETRPIDEGGVPGQVARATGA; encoded by the coding sequence ATGACGACGCGCGTGGCCATCGTGGGCGGCACCGGCAAGCTCGGTGGGATCATCCGCGAGGTGGTCGAGCACGAAGACGGCTTCACCGTTCACGCGACGCTGTCGTCACGGTCCGAGCTCGACGAGCTCGACGGCGCCGACCTGGTCGTCGACGCCTCGACCCCCGCCGTGTCGATCGACGTCGTGCGCGCGGCCGTCGAACGGGGCATCAATGTGCTCGTCGGCACCTCGGGCTGGTCCGCCGAGCGGATCGCCCTCGTGCGCCCTCTGGTCGATGCTGCCGGCACGGGCGCCGTGTTCATCCCGAACTTCTCGCTCGGCTCGGTGATCGGCTCGGCTCTCGCAGCCGCCGCCGCGCCGTTCTTCCCGTCGATCGAGATCGTCGAGGCTCACCGCGAGACGAAGATCGACTCGCCGAGCGGCACCGCCGTGCGGACGGCCGAGCTCATCGCGGCCGCACGCGCCGCGGTCGGTCCGGTCGAGTCGCCGCACGTCGATCAGCGGGCGCGCGGCCAGCAGGTCGCCAGCGTGCCGGTGCACTCCCTGCGCCGACCCGGGGTCATGGCCCGGCAGGAGACGATCCTCGCCGGCGCGGGGGAGTCGCTCACGATCACGCACGACACGATCGAGCCCGCCCAGGCGTACGGTCCCGGCATCCGCCTCGCCCTCGCCGCCGCGCGCGAGGCCCGAGGCGTCGTCGTCGGCCTCGACAGCTTCCTCGACATCGGCATCCGGCCGCCCGGCGCCGTGCCCGGCGAGACCCGCCCGATCGACGAGGGCGGCGTCCCGGGGCAGGTCGCGCGGGCCACCGGCGCATGA
- a CDS encoding GNAT family N-acetyltransferase: MASLRESPVDAPDAHELLAEYFRSRAVGFAAQDAVYTTTFPQPAAFVPPAGVFLVVEDEDGRPVGCGGIRLIPDGPHGTRYEVKHLYLRPETRGRGWGRVLLDGLEARARQLGARELVLDTHHSLEAAGALYARSGFESIEPYNDNPNASRWYGKTLD, from the coding sequence GTGGCCAGCCTTCGCGAATCCCCCGTCGACGCCCCGGACGCCCACGAGCTGCTGGCCGAGTACTTCCGCTCTCGCGCGGTCGGCTTCGCCGCGCAGGACGCCGTCTACACCACGACCTTCCCGCAGCCCGCGGCGTTCGTGCCCCCGGCCGGGGTGTTCCTCGTCGTGGAGGACGAGGACGGCCGGCCGGTCGGCTGCGGCGGCATCCGTCTGATCCCCGACGGCCCGCACGGCACGCGCTACGAGGTCAAGCACCTCTACCTCCGCCCCGAGACACGCGGTCGCGGCTGGGGTCGGGTGCTCCTCGACGGTCTCGAGGCGCGCGCTCGTCAGCTCGGCGCTCGCGAGCTCGTGCTCGACACCCACCACTCGCTCGAGGCGGCCGGCGCTCTCTACGCCCGATCCGGGTTCGAGTCGATCGAGCCCTACAACGACAACCCGAACGCGAGCCGCTGGTACGGCAAGACGCTCGACTGA
- a CDS encoding histidine phosphatase family protein, whose product MTHYIYLVRHGEHQDAEHGLVDGRLSPRGRRQAALLADRLSGVPFDAVWHSPLERASQTAQAVRERMPSLAPEPSALLFDCVPTGMTEDTPSAYEPFFGSVTEAEIEAGGAQMADATSEFLVRKRGEVHELIITHNVVIAWFVREVLQAPEWRWMTLNQAHCGLTVIAQKQGRPWTLLSHNDMAHLPFELRTGLPEVYPV is encoded by the coding sequence GTGACGCACTACATCTACCTCGTGCGACATGGCGAGCACCAGGATGCCGAGCACGGACTGGTCGACGGCCGCCTGTCTCCGCGCGGGCGGCGTCAGGCCGCGCTCCTCGCCGATCGGCTGTCGGGGGTGCCGTTCGACGCCGTCTGGCACTCGCCGCTCGAGCGCGCGAGCCAGACCGCGCAGGCCGTCAGAGAGCGGATGCCCTCCCTCGCGCCGGAGCCCTCCGCGCTGCTGTTCGACTGCGTGCCGACGGGCATGACCGAGGACACGCCCTCCGCGTACGAGCCGTTCTTCGGCTCCGTCACCGAGGCCGAGATCGAGGCCGGCGGCGCGCAGATGGCCGACGCCACGAGCGAGTTCCTGGTGCGCAAGCGCGGCGAGGTCCACGAGCTGATCATCACGCACAACGTCGTCATCGCCTGGTTCGTGCGCGAGGTCCTCCAGGCGCCCGAATGGCGTTGGATGACGCTCAACCAGGCCCACTGCGGTCTGACCGTGATCGCCCAGAAGCAGGGGCGTCCGTGGACGCTGCTCTCGCACAATGACATGGCGCACCTGCCGTTCGAGCTGCGCACCGGTCTCCCCGAGGTCTACCCGGTCTGA